The Cohnella abietis genome has a segment encoding these proteins:
- a CDS encoding PhoH family protein has protein sequence MTELKEYTTIPLRNAAESLALFGPQDKFLRLIEKETVSLIHSRDAEIYIEGPAEEVRSLQQLFDTLLQLIQGGLQLNERDVRYALELSREMKADELLSLFKGEITSTFRGKPVIPKTLGQRHYVTTIRKKDIVFGIGPAGTGKTYLAVMCAVAALKEGKVKRILLTRPAVEAGESLGFLPGDLQEKVDPYLRPLYDALNDALGLEGVAKAMERGQIEIAPLAYMRGRTLDDSFVILDEAQNTTPEQMKMFLTRLGFSSRMIITGDVTQIDLPKGKKSGLIEAERILREIEEIGMVFFTDQDVVRHALVQKIIQAYNANSE, from the coding sequence TTGACTGAGCTGAAAGAATATACGACAATCCCGCTGCGCAATGCGGCTGAAAGCTTAGCCCTGTTCGGTCCGCAGGACAAGTTCCTGCGCCTAATTGAGAAGGAAACAGTATCTCTTATTCATTCGAGGGATGCAGAAATATACATTGAAGGACCTGCAGAAGAAGTGCGTTCCTTGCAGCAATTGTTTGACACCCTGCTTCAGCTTATCCAAGGAGGGTTACAGCTTAACGAGCGTGATGTTCGTTATGCGCTTGAATTGTCTCGAGAGATGAAGGCGGATGAATTGCTTTCTTTGTTTAAGGGAGAAATTACTTCTACCTTCCGCGGGAAACCCGTCATTCCGAAGACACTCGGTCAGAGGCATTATGTAACCACGATTAGGAAAAAAGATATTGTATTCGGAATCGGGCCTGCTGGCACAGGAAAGACGTATTTGGCTGTTATGTGCGCAGTAGCCGCTTTGAAAGAAGGTAAAGTGAAACGTATTCTTCTCACTCGTCCTGCAGTTGAAGCGGGAGAAAGCCTTGGGTTCTTGCCTGGCGATCTTCAGGAAAAGGTTGATCCTTATCTGCGCCCGTTATATGATGCGTTAAACGACGCTTTAGGTCTAGAAGGCGTAGCAAAGGCGATGGAGCGTGGACAAATCGAAATCGCTCCGTTAGCTTACATGCGTGGAAGGACGTTGGACGATTCATTCGTTATTTTGGACGAGGCTCAGAATACGACTCCCGAGCAAATGAAAATGTTTTTAACCCGGCTGGGCTTTAGCTCACGTATGATTATTACGGGTGATGTGACTCAAATCGATTTACCTAAAGGTAAGAAGTCCGGATTAATCGAAGCTGAACGCATTTTACGTGAGATTGAGGAAATAGGCATGGTATTTTTCACAGATCAGGATGTAGTCCGGCATGCACTCGTGCAAAAGATTATACAGGCCTACAACGCTAACAGCGAATAA
- the yqfC gene encoding sporulation protein YqfC — protein sequence MMRVSRKLRKWTATILDLPQDVVLDLPRITMIGGLQLTVENHRGVLYFSPESLRLAMDNGEMEVTGQDLIIRNIGSEEVFVEGKILGVQLHPKQKP from the coding sequence ATGATGCGTGTAAGTCGGAAGCTGCGCAAATGGACCGCAACGATTCTCGACCTGCCGCAGGATGTGGTGCTGGACTTGCCGCGCATCACAATGATCGGGGGCCTTCAGTTAACGGTTGAAAATCACCGCGGCGTGCTTTATTTTTCTCCAGAGTCCCTGAGATTGGCAATGGATAATGGGGAAATGGAAGTGACGGGTCAAGATTTGATTATTCGGAATATCGGATCAGAGGAAGTGTTCGTCGAAGGGAAAATATTAGGGGTCCAGCTGCACCCCAAACAAAAGCCATAA
- a CDS encoding NfeD family protein, protein MKDPNRKRVSGWIKIVRLALLLMLIGIPVLGAVTESARAAETPPTGGHVYVIPVKQTVESGLLSFLERVMKEAEEAKASLIVLDIDTPGGRLKSAEDIGKLIRESTVPTVAFVSGKAASAGAYLALNANDIAMAPGTTIGAAMIVDEEGNAVENPKYVSFWSAEMESAAGLNGRNPAIAIKMVDPNAEIELKEIGEKIGKGQILSLSADKALKVGYADTVAKSVTEVIAWKGLSERTVVELKPSLAERVSEFVTSPGIATLLLIIGIAGIVIELLVPGFGAPGITGLIAFGLYFFGQSIAGFAGMEAIVLFIIGIILLVLEMFVPSFGILGILGTAGVITGITMGAYDTGNALRSLGIASLVALAVVIIFAYIFRKKGIWNRFILSEQLTAEKGYVPQVSRDKWVGQEGQTLSMLRPSGLAEFDGQRLDVITSGEFVEKGKSVQVISVDGTRILVKEI, encoded by the coding sequence GTGAAGGATCCAAACCGTAAAAGGGTTTCTGGTTGGATTAAGATAGTAAGGCTTGCCTTGCTGCTTATGCTTATAGGAATTCCCGTTCTCGGAGCAGTCACTGAAAGCGCTCGCGCAGCTGAAACGCCGCCAACGGGGGGACATGTATATGTCATTCCGGTGAAGCAGACGGTTGAAAGTGGATTGCTCTCCTTTCTGGAACGTGTCATGAAGGAGGCAGAAGAAGCTAAAGCATCGCTCATCGTGTTGGATATCGATACTCCCGGTGGAAGATTGAAGTCTGCCGAGGATATAGGGAAGCTTATTCGAGAGTCAACCGTTCCAACAGTTGCTTTCGTTAGTGGTAAAGCAGCTTCTGCGGGAGCATATCTTGCCCTGAATGCGAATGATATCGCTATGGCTCCGGGTACAACTATCGGGGCGGCGATGATTGTGGATGAAGAGGGTAATGCAGTAGAAAACCCGAAGTATGTTTCCTTCTGGAGCGCAGAGATGGAAAGCGCTGCTGGGCTGAATGGACGTAATCCAGCTATTGCCATCAAGATGGTAGATCCTAATGCTGAAATCGAGCTTAAGGAAATAGGAGAAAAGATCGGAAAAGGTCAAATCCTATCTTTATCGGCAGATAAGGCTCTGAAGGTTGGTTATGCAGATACGGTTGCCAAATCAGTGACGGAAGTCATTGCATGGAAAGGCTTATCTGAACGGACTGTCGTCGAATTAAAACCTTCACTTGCCGAAAGAGTTTCGGAGTTCGTAACGAGCCCTGGCATTGCCACGCTACTCCTTATTATTGGTATCGCAGGCATAGTCATTGAATTGCTAGTTCCGGGATTTGGAGCGCCGGGAATAACAGGCTTGATTGCTTTCGGTTTGTATTTCTTTGGACAGTCGATCGCGGGGTTTGCGGGGATGGAAGCCATTGTTCTGTTTATTATCGGGATCATTCTTCTCGTCTTAGAGATGTTCGTTCCTAGCTTTGGTATCCTGGGCATACTTGGGACAGCCGGAGTTATTACCGGAATTACAATGGGCGCTTATGACACAGGTAATGCTCTAAGGTCATTGGGAATCGCATCACTTGTTGCCCTAGCCGTGGTCATTATTTTCGCCTATATTTTCCGCAAAAAGGGAATATGGAATCGATTTATTCTGAGCGAGCAGCTTACAGCCGAGAAGGGCTATGTTCCACAGGTTTCTCGTGACAAATGGGTCGGGCAAGAAGGACAGACGTTATCTATGCTGCGTCCTTCCGGCTTAGCGGAATTTGATGGACAAAGACTTGACGTCATAACTTCTGGCGAATTTGTTGAAAAAGGTAAGTCGGTACAGGTAATCTCAGTAGATGGAACTCGCATTCTTGTAAAGGAAATATAA
- a CDS encoding diacylglycerol kinase family protein encodes MSGWRSREVQSFRYALTGIIGALRRERHMKFHFFAAAIVILLSAWLQVARMDWLWILAAIAGVWVSELFNTAIERTVDLASPDLHPLAKAAKDTASGAVLVMSLFAVAVGIIVLGPPLWEACFQ; translated from the coding sequence GTGAGCGGCTGGCGTTCGCGTGAGGTTCAATCCTTCCGTTACGCTCTCACAGGCATCATAGGGGCTTTACGGCGTGAACGCCACATGAAATTTCATTTTTTTGCAGCAGCTATAGTTATTTTGCTTTCGGCTTGGTTACAAGTGGCTAGAATGGATTGGCTATGGATTTTAGCAGCAATTGCTGGTGTATGGGTTTCGGAGCTATTTAACACGGCAATTGAGCGAACAGTCGATTTGGCATCTCCCGACCTGCATCCTCTTGCTAAAGCGGCTAAGGATACAGCATCTGGAGCAGTATTGGTCATGTCTTTATTCGCTGTAGCAGTGGGAATAATTGTTCTAGGCCCGCCACTATGGGAAGCCTGTTTTCAATAG
- the yqfD gene encoding sporulation protein YqfD produces the protein MKGTWLAMLRGYVWVKLIGGEAEKFLNAVMNERITLWNISFSPKGELTFGVSIPDFFRLRPLLRHNGSRTRILSRHGLPFRLARLSRRKTFAGGILFFIIALFLLSTMVWNVRIEGNSAIPEEKILLAAKAEGIFPYQWSFRMQNAATISQRLSLLLPEAAWVGVDKKGTSITITVIDSIKPDKKPLEGPRDLVAKTDAVITRIIAENGRPKVERNDRVRKGDVLISGILGDAVHNKAVVSKGKVMGLVWHEYRIASPLTTKTKNLTGVYQERNYLLIGNRALQISGYRGQDYEGSQTYTSIKRAQLWKRVLPFGTMKEHESEVVEIEKKLTPAEAKDAGLAQARAELLTKCGKEATIKAENILHEHTENGKVLLTVLFEVEQSIEVERPIG, from the coding sequence ATGAAGGGTACATGGTTAGCGATGCTGCGAGGTTACGTGTGGGTCAAGCTTATAGGGGGAGAAGCGGAGAAATTTCTAAATGCGGTGATGAATGAGCGAATTACGCTTTGGAATATTTCATTCTCGCCGAAAGGGGAATTAACCTTCGGGGTATCTATTCCCGATTTTTTTCGTTTGCGTCCCTTGCTGCGCCATAACGGAAGCCGGACACGAATCCTTTCCCGTCACGGGCTGCCCTTCCGTCTTGCGCGCTTATCAAGGAGAAAAACCTTCGCCGGAGGAATCCTTTTTTTCATAATCGCTCTATTTCTTCTCTCTACTATGGTTTGGAATGTGCGCATCGAAGGGAATTCTGCCATTCCGGAAGAAAAAATATTGCTAGCAGCTAAGGCTGAAGGCATATTTCCCTATCAGTGGTCGTTTCGGATGCAGAACGCAGCAACTATCTCGCAGCGATTGTCGCTTCTTCTCCCTGAAGCTGCATGGGTGGGAGTGGATAAGAAGGGGACATCCATTACGATTACTGTAATCGACTCCATTAAGCCAGATAAGAAGCCATTAGAGGGGCCTAGGGACCTCGTTGCCAAGACAGATGCGGTAATTACACGTATCATAGCTGAAAATGGACGTCCGAAGGTTGAGCGGAATGATCGGGTCCGCAAGGGAGATGTTTTGATTTCTGGCATTCTTGGTGATGCCGTACATAATAAAGCTGTAGTATCCAAGGGGAAGGTCATGGGCCTTGTCTGGCATGAATATCGCATAGCGTCTCCGCTAACTACCAAAACCAAAAATCTCACCGGCGTCTATCAGGAGCGTAATTACTTACTTATCGGCAATCGTGCTCTGCAAATTTCAGGCTATCGAGGTCAAGATTATGAAGGCTCGCAAACCTATACAAGTATAAAAAGAGCACAATTATGGAAGCGAGTACTGCCGTTTGGAACAATGAAGGAGCATGAGTCAGAAGTTGTAGAAATAGAGAAAAAGCTTACCCCCGCTGAGGCAAAGGATGCAGGATTAGCACAGGCAAGAGCGGAATTATTGACGAAATGCGGAAAAGAAGCAACAATCAAAGCCGAAAACATTTTGCATGAACATACCGAGAATGGTAAAGTATTGTTAACTGTTCTTTTTGAAGTGGAACAATCTATCGAGGTCGAACGTCCAATAGGATAA
- a CDS encoding GatB/YqeY domain-containing protein produces MNLAERLNEDMKQAMRDGNKFRLQTIRMVRASIKNQEIELRRPLEENETLNILSRELKQRRDSLEDFKRGDREDLVSNVTAEIEIISEYLPQQLTEEEVKAIVAQTMQETGASSKADLGKLMGALMPKVKGLADGKLVNAIVQQSLQ; encoded by the coding sequence ATGAATCTCGCGGAACGTTTGAATGAAGATATGAAGCAAGCGATGAGGGATGGGAATAAATTCCGCCTTCAGACCATTCGCATGGTTCGTGCTTCAATCAAAAACCAAGAAATCGAGCTGCGCCGCCCGCTTGAAGAAAACGAGACGCTTAATATATTGAGCCGTGAACTCAAGCAGCGACGCGATTCCCTCGAGGATTTCAAACGAGGGGATCGAGAAGATTTAGTAAGTAATGTCACTGCAGAAATTGAGATTATCTCCGAATATCTTCCACAACAGCTAACTGAAGAAGAAGTCAAAGCTATTGTAGCACAGACCATGCAAGAAACCGGTGCTTCTTCTAAAGCCGACCTGGGGAAATTAATGGGTGCACTTATGCCCAAGGTGAAGGGCCTTGCTGATGGTAAGCTCGTCAACGCAATTGTCCAGCAATCTCTGCAATAA
- the ybeY gene encoding rRNA maturation RNase YbeY: MTLSIEWIDERDGGAGAREEQWIDLLEKLLQIAGPKEEITVGVVTLTLTDDEGIRELNRQYRGLDKPTDVLSFSLLEGEEPEIHYEDEYEASEEGDEEWKDEDKASNPFANLLGDIVISVPRAEAQAQEYGHSLERELGFLFVHGFLHLLGYDHDDAEQEKEMFAKQEEVLKEAGLTR, translated from the coding sequence ATGACTTTAAGTATAGAGTGGATCGACGAACGAGATGGCGGAGCAGGTGCTCGCGAAGAGCAATGGATTGATTTGCTGGAGAAGCTGCTGCAAATCGCGGGACCTAAAGAAGAAATAACCGTAGGGGTCGTTACGCTCACTTTGACGGATGATGAAGGAATTCGGGAATTGAATCGCCAATATCGCGGATTGGACAAGCCGACCGATGTATTGTCATTTTCTCTGCTCGAGGGAGAAGAACCGGAAATTCATTACGAGGATGAATATGAGGCATCTGAAGAAGGCGATGAGGAGTGGAAGGATGAGGACAAGGCTTCGAATCCTTTCGCAAACCTACTTGGCGATATTGTAATTTCTGTACCTAGAGCGGAAGCTCAAGCGCAAGAATACGGGCATAGCCTAGAGCGTGAGCTCGGATTTTTGTTCGTTCACGGCTTCCTTCATCTGCTAGGCTACGATCATGATGATGCAGAGCAAGAGAAGGAAATGTTCGCTAAGCAGGAAGAGGTGCTGAAGGAAGCGGGGTTAACCCGGTGA
- a CDS encoding histidine triad nucleotide-binding protein, producing the protein MDCIFCKIVQGTIPSRKVYEDDLVVAFHDIQPQAPVHLLVIPKKHIASMNECEAEDRSVLGHALLVAQQVAREAGLAENGYRIINNCGSDAGQTVFHLHFNILGGEKLAPLSNKAIS; encoded by the coding sequence ATGGATTGCATTTTTTGCAAAATTGTTCAAGGCACAATACCTTCACGCAAAGTTTATGAGGACGACTTAGTGGTCGCCTTTCATGATATTCAACCACAAGCACCAGTACATTTATTAGTTATTCCGAAGAAGCATATTGCGTCAATGAATGAATGTGAGGCTGAAGACCGTAGTGTGCTTGGACATGCTTTATTAGTGGCACAGCAAGTTGCACGGGAAGCTGGACTTGCGGAAAATGGCTACAGAATCATAAACAATTGTGGAAGCGATGCGGGGCAAACGGTGTTTCACCTGCATTTCAATATTCTCGGCGGTGAAAAGCTAGCCCCATTAAGCAATAAAGCGATTAGTTAG
- a CDS encoding HD family phosphohydrolase, with the protein MSRNNSGPPSHPLTLSRAAAGWKNSAAMRWLLLLLFVFLFYFSIAPRLVPETYDLKLNGKSDRDIKAPRQEIDDKATLQAQDEAADKIGPIYSIVALKYEPLINEIFTRIEQLNLDDQITEADKVDIFRRVIPERVDQYISNFVSTNKGSETYSAELLAEMEKVVLAQKYSIPEETYYKIPRLTADQLLEMRAVGREVVRKLTSESLTEAETARTKVAELVNASSLSFKTQREIVQELARLAIQPNKFYDKLATETAKVEAKQNTPPVLIKQGDIVVKKGQVITENLYNKLDSLGLLKERKSYLPQLGVLLFAVFFTLALYGYGELTSSASTAKKRTNVHWLMMLIIFALNLLFIHLVALTHTEQWSFIGYLAPIAMGSMLVTLLLDLHLGLVSGFLFTLLASIILNVDQKHVFDFHYGFIAAVVSFTAVLAIHRASQRSSILKAGIMVSLFGSVAVLALMLVDPEPNTRLDLMQAVIFMLSSGLLTAVLVIGIMPFFEITFGILSALKLVELSNPNHPLLRKLLTETPGTYHHSLMVGNLSEAAAESVGANGLLCRVGSFYHDVGKTKRPLYFIENQNSAGNPHDKLDPKVSASIIIAHAKDGAEMLRAHKLPKPIRDIAEQHHGTTFLKYFYFKAVKQAQEQQLENQFTEDDYRYPGPKAQSKEAAIVGIADCVEAAVRSLNHPTVVQIEEIIGKIIKDRLDDNQFNECDITLRELDKVAETLKETVIGMFHSRIEYPDDKELKKMKEAKEIKV; encoded by the coding sequence ATGAGTCGGAATAATAGCGGCCCGCCTAGCCACCCGCTTACCTTATCAAGGGCAGCGGCAGGATGGAAGAATAGCGCAGCGATGCGCTGGCTTCTGCTCCTGCTCTTTGTATTTTTGTTCTATTTTAGTATCGCACCAAGGCTTGTTCCAGAAACCTATGACCTTAAACTGAATGGTAAGAGCGATAGGGATATTAAAGCACCACGTCAGGAGATAGATGATAAAGCGACCTTGCAGGCTCAAGATGAAGCTGCGGACAAGATAGGTCCCATCTATTCGATCGTTGCTCTGAAGTACGAGCCACTTATTAATGAGATTTTCACCAGAATTGAGCAGCTTAATCTAGACGATCAGATTACAGAAGCGGATAAAGTAGATATTTTTCGCCGTGTTATCCCTGAGCGTGTAGATCAATACATTAGTAATTTTGTTAGCACGAACAAAGGCTCGGAAACATATTCAGCAGAGCTGCTTGCGGAGATGGAGAAGGTAGTCCTCGCACAGAAATATTCAATACCTGAGGAAACTTACTACAAAATTCCGAGATTAACAGCAGATCAGCTTCTGGAAATGCGAGCCGTTGGACGAGAGGTTGTACGCAAGCTAACTAGCGAGTCTTTGACAGAAGCGGAGACAGCTAGAACGAAGGTAGCTGAACTCGTTAATGCGAGCTCACTTTCTTTTAAGACTCAGAGGGAAATTGTTCAAGAGCTCGCTAGGCTGGCCATTCAGCCGAACAAATTCTATGACAAGCTGGCTACTGAAACCGCTAAAGTCGAGGCTAAGCAAAATACGCCCCCAGTTCTCATTAAGCAGGGTGACATTGTTGTTAAAAAGGGTCAGGTTATTACAGAAAACTTATACAATAAGCTAGACTCCCTTGGACTGCTCAAGGAACGCAAATCTTATTTACCTCAGCTAGGTGTTCTTCTATTTGCTGTTTTTTTCACTTTAGCTTTATATGGTTATGGGGAATTAACATCGAGTGCCTCTACGGCAAAGAAGAGAACCAATGTTCATTGGCTAATGATGCTTATTATATTCGCGTTAAACCTACTATTTATTCACCTGGTCGCATTAACACATACTGAGCAATGGTCGTTTATTGGCTATCTAGCTCCTATAGCAATGGGGAGCATGTTGGTTACACTGCTCCTTGACCTGCATCTTGGCCTAGTGAGTGGTTTCTTATTCACTTTACTCGCCAGCATTATTCTAAATGTAGATCAAAAGCATGTGTTTGATTTTCATTATGGCTTTATAGCAGCTGTAGTCTCCTTCACTGCTGTGCTAGCCATTCATCGTGCAAGCCAGCGCTCGTCCATTCTGAAGGCGGGAATTATGGTAAGCTTGTTTGGTTCAGTCGCCGTGCTTGCGCTAATGCTTGTAGACCCGGAGCCTAACACACGCTTAGATTTAATGCAGGCCGTTATATTCATGCTTTCAAGTGGCTTGCTAACTGCCGTGCTAGTTATTGGGATAATGCCTTTCTTTGAAATTACATTTGGTATTTTGTCTGCGTTAAAGCTCGTGGAGCTTTCTAATCCGAATCATCCTTTGCTGAGGAAGCTTCTGACCGAAACGCCAGGAACCTATCATCACAGTCTAATGGTAGGGAATCTATCGGAGGCAGCTGCGGAATCAGTTGGGGCGAACGGGCTACTATGTCGTGTAGGCTCTTTCTATCATGATGTTGGTAAAACGAAAAGACCGCTTTATTTTATCGAGAATCAGAATTCTGCGGGAAATCCACACGATAAGCTTGATCCGAAGGTTAGTGCATCTATTATTATCGCGCACGCCAAGGATGGCGCCGAAATGCTAAGAGCGCATAAGCTACCAAAGCCAATAAGGGACATTGCTGAGCAGCATCATGGGACAACCTTTCTTAAATATTTCTATTTTAAGGCCGTGAAGCAAGCTCAGGAGCAACAATTGGAAAATCAGTTTACAGAGGATGACTATCGTTATCCCGGTCCCAAGGCGCAGTCTAAGGAAGCCGCAATCGTTGGTATTGCTGACTGCGTGGAAGCGGCGGTTAGATCACTTAACCACCCTACAGTAGTGCAAATTGAGGAAATCATCGGAAAGATTATTAAGGACAGGTTGGACGATAATCAATTCAATGAATGTGATATTACACTAAGAGAGCTAGATAAAGTCGCAGAGACGCTTAAGGAAACGGTTATTGGGATGTTCCATTCCAGAATTGAGTATCCGGACGACAAGGAATTGAAAAAAATGAAAGAAGCAAAGGAGATTAAAGTATGA
- the rpsU gene encoding 30S ribosomal protein S21, with the protein MAETKVRKNETIDAALRRFKRSIAKDGVLAEVKKRKHYEKPSVKRKLKSEAARKRKF; encoded by the coding sequence GTGGCAGAAACGAAAGTAAGAAAAAATGAAACAATCGACGCTGCACTCCGCCGCTTTAAGCGTTCCATTGCCAAAGACGGCGTTCTCGCAGAAGTGAAGAAGCGTAAACATTACGAGAAACCAAGCGTGAAGCGGAAGTTGAAGTCCGAAGCTGCGCGTAAACGGAAGTTCTAG
- the floA gene encoding flotillin-like protein FloA (flotillin-like protein involved in membrane lipid rafts) — protein MENVDVQFLVIIAVVVIAVSVFMSFFPFMLWISAIASGVRVGIITLVAMRLRRVVPSRIVNPLIKATKAGLGLNINQLESHFLAGGNVDRVVNALIAAQRADIPLVFERAAAIDLAGRDVLQAVQMSVNPKVIETPVVSAVAKNGIEVKVKARVTVRANIDRLVGGAGEETILARVAEGIVSTNGGADSHKDVLENPDLISKTVLSKGLDAGTAFEILSIDIADVDVGKNIGAHLQTEQAEADKRIAQAKAEERRAMAVAHEQEMKARVVEMQAKVVEAESEVPLAMAEALKSGKLGVMDYMNLKNIEADTQMRGSIGKNTDSSSGDGHQKA, from the coding sequence ATGGAAAACGTTGACGTTCAGTTTTTAGTTATTATTGCAGTAGTAGTTATTGCGGTTAGTGTATTTATGAGTTTTTTCCCTTTCATGCTATGGATTTCTGCAATAGCTTCAGGAGTTCGAGTGGGCATTATTACACTAGTGGCTATGCGTCTACGTCGTGTCGTTCCTAGCAGAATCGTAAATCCTTTGATTAAAGCAACTAAAGCTGGGCTGGGCTTGAATATTAACCAGCTAGAGAGTCACTTCCTTGCAGGCGGTAATGTTGACCGTGTTGTTAATGCTCTTATCGCCGCACAGCGTGCAGATATTCCACTTGTTTTCGAAAGAGCGGCAGCAATTGATCTAGCAGGACGCGACGTGCTACAAGCGGTACAAATGAGTGTTAATCCCAAGGTTATCGAAACACCTGTCGTTTCTGCAGTTGCTAAAAACGGGATTGAAGTTAAGGTTAAAGCTCGTGTAACGGTACGTGCCAACATTGACCGTCTTGTCGGTGGTGCTGGTGAAGAAACAATTCTTGCACGTGTTGCTGAGGGTATCGTAAGTACGAACGGGGGAGCAGATTCTCATAAGGATGTTCTTGAGAATCCTGATCTTATCTCCAAAACTGTACTAAGCAAAGGCTTGGATGCTGGAACAGCATTTGAAATTTTGTCCATTGATATTGCAGACGTTGATGTTGGGAAAAATATCGGTGCACATTTGCAAACAGAACAAGCGGAAGCTGATAAAAGAATTGCACAAGCTAAAGCAGAGGAACGTCGTGCAATGGCTGTTGCTCATGAGCAAGAGATGAAAGCCCGCGTTGTTGAGATGCAAGCGAAGGTTGTTGAAGCAGAGTCTGAGGTGCCGCTTGCGATGGCTGAAGCATTAAAATCAGGTAAGCTAGGTGTTATGGATTATATGAACTTGAAAAACATAGAAGCGGATACGCAAATGAGGGGATCCATCGGCAAGAACACTGATTCGTCTAGTGGAGATGGACACCAGAAGGCGTAA